From Pigmentibacter ruber, a single genomic window includes:
- a CDS encoding metal/formaldehyde-sensitive transcriptional repressor yields the protein MSTQSTNEKSHHISNKLRLIARVKKMQGQLKSVEQALETDEDCKKILHTLASVRGALTGLMCEVIESHILEHMAEQDRELSKNELQLANELSISLKAFL from the coding sequence ATGTCAACACAATCTACAAATGAAAAATCACATCATATTTCAAATAAATTGCGCTTAATTGCACGTGTGAAAAAAATGCAAGGTCAACTAAAGAGTGTAGAACAAGCATTAGAAACAGATGAGGACTGCAAAAAAATTCTGCATACACTGGCTTCAGTGCGTGGAGCACTTACTGGCTTAATGTGTGAAGTAATTGAAAGCCATATTCTTGAACATATGGCAGAACAGGATAGAGAGTTATCTAAAAATGAATTACAATTAGCAAATGAGTTATCTATTTCATTAAAGGCATTTCTTTAA
- a CDS encoding heavy metal translocating P-type ATPase, producing MNIEKTAEIKFSINGMDCPSCAQKIEIFSKNAKGVHEAKVNFVNSILLLKFEPEIFKKDQFILSTKKLGYSLQEEAIKNKYNSIATLKKQFQKSKNFKSFPQKKIVAKKIQIDKKTSSFTKFATFFTSQNWTLIGILSFVYLALLSLQYFYNKNCHSLFTGLTLIPLYPIVTKAFYLAKAKHIFSVETLMSISSIGAITIGASEEAAAVLILYLIGEKLESVTLAKSNQELKMLMGILPETVTRVTENHTQEIIPLSEIEVNNILEIKPGDRFPVDGKIISGEAFIDESLITGEATPIFKNENFPVSAGSINLDGFLLIQAESTAENNTVSKLVHLITEAQASKTNAMRSIEKFSKIYTPTILLLGILVAAIPPLFFHENWFSWIYRGLAILLIGCPCALVISTPSAISAGILIAAKLGILIKNAISLETIGKIKQIAFDKTGTLTYGKLDVTKIVSFDKSEMQILQLAASVEAKTNHPLAKCIIEYAKKLDVSISDVKNSKTIPGVGVQGEINNLAVLICSPQYARKITAISDNFANEIIELQTKGNTVICILVNFKIEGLIALKDKIKIEAKETIEKLKKLNINSTILTGDNVTTANLIANQLDIAVKAELLPNEKLNFIKSTSEKSFIAMVGDGINDAPALAAANIAIAMGNGSNIAIDSSQVIITGNKLTSIVDAISLSKKVMVTIKQNIVIAIGLKAIFFILTISGATQLWMAIIADTGATLIVTLNSLSILFFKSKFSIKKL from the coding sequence ATGAATATTGAAAAAACTGCGGAAATAAAATTTTCCATTAATGGAATGGATTGTCCAAGTTGTGCGCAAAAAATTGAAATATTTAGTAAAAATGCAAAAGGAGTCCACGAGGCAAAAGTCAATTTCGTAAATTCTATTTTACTTTTAAAGTTTGAACCAGAAATATTTAAAAAAGATCAATTTATTCTTTCCACTAAAAAATTGGGCTATTCTTTACAAGAAGAGGCAATTAAAAATAAATATAATTCGATTGCCACGTTAAAAAAACAATTTCAAAAAAGTAAAAATTTTAAAAGTTTTCCACAAAAAAAAATTGTCGCAAAAAAAATTCAAATTGATAAAAAAACTTCAAGTTTTACAAAATTTGCAACTTTTTTTACAAGTCAAAATTGGACATTGATAGGAATTTTAAGTTTCGTATATTTAGCTCTGTTATCCCTCCAATATTTCTATAACAAAAATTGTCATTCCTTATTTACAGGTTTAACCTTAATCCCCCTCTATCCAATTGTAACAAAGGCTTTTTATCTAGCTAAAGCAAAACATATATTTAGTGTGGAAACTTTGATGAGTATTTCAAGTATAGGAGCAATCACTATAGGCGCTAGCGAAGAAGCTGCTGCAGTCCTAATATTATATTTAATTGGGGAAAAGCTTGAATCTGTGACCCTTGCAAAAAGTAATCAAGAATTAAAAATGCTTATGGGAATACTGCCAGAAACAGTAACTAGGGTTACAGAAAATCATACTCAAGAAATAATCCCTCTATCAGAAATAGAAGTAAACAATATATTAGAAATAAAACCTGGAGACAGATTTCCTGTAGATGGAAAAATAATTTCAGGTGAAGCTTTCATAGATGAGTCTCTGATAACAGGTGAAGCCACTCCTATATTTAAAAATGAAAATTTTCCTGTTTCAGCTGGCTCTATCAATCTTGATGGTTTTTTATTAATTCAAGCAGAATCCACTGCCGAAAATAATACTGTTAGTAAATTAGTTCACCTCATAACAGAAGCACAAGCTTCAAAAACTAACGCAATGCGTAGCATAGAAAAATTTAGTAAAATCTACACCCCCACAATTTTATTGCTTGGTATTTTAGTTGCCGCCATTCCTCCCCTTTTTTTTCATGAGAATTGGTTTTCTTGGATTTACCGCGGACTGGCAATATTATTAATAGGATGTCCATGCGCTTTAGTCATTTCCACACCCTCTGCAATTTCGGCTGGAATTTTAATAGCTGCGAAATTAGGAATATTAATTAAAAATGCTATTTCATTAGAAACAATTGGAAAAATAAAGCAAATTGCTTTTGATAAAACAGGGACATTAACTTATGGTAAACTTGACGTAACAAAAATTGTTTCTTTTGATAAATCTGAAATGCAGATACTGCAATTAGCAGCAAGTGTAGAAGCAAAAACCAATCATCCCTTGGCTAAATGTATTATAGAGTATGCAAAAAAATTAGATGTTTCAATTTCAGATGTAAAAAATTCTAAAACAATACCTGGAGTTGGAGTCCAAGGAGAAATAAATAATTTAGCTGTATTAATTTGTTCACCGCAATACGCAAGAAAAATAACTGCCATTTCTGATAATTTTGCAAATGAAATTATAGAATTACAAACCAAAGGAAATACTGTAATTTGTATTTTAGTAAATTTTAAAATTGAAGGATTAATTGCTTTAAAAGACAAAATTAAAATTGAGGCCAAAGAAACAATTGAAAAATTAAAAAAATTAAATATAAATTCTACTATTTTGACAGGAGATAACGTAACTACTGCCAATTTAATCGCAAATCAATTAGATATTGCTGTTAAAGCTGAATTGCTACCTAATGAAAAGTTAAATTTTATTAAATCAACTTCGGAAAAATCTTTTATTGCTATGGTTGGAGATGGTATAAATGATGCACCTGCCTTAGCAGCAGCAAATATTGCAATTGCCATGGGAAATGGAAGTAATATTGCAATTGATTCCTCGCAAGTGATAATAACAGGTAATAAATTAACAAGCATTGTTGATGCTATTTCGCTTTCAAAAAAAGTAATGGTCACAATAAAACAAAATATAGTTATTGCAATTGGGCTTAAAGCAATATTTTTTATCTTAACTATTTCTGGTGCAACACAATTGTGGATGGCAATAATAGCTGATACTGGAGCAACATTAATTGTTACATTAAATTCACTAAGCATTTTATTTTTTAAATCTAAGTTTAGTATTAAAAAACTTTAA
- a CDS encoding GAF domain-containing sensor histidine kinase, which translates to MVIEEFSSEEKRLQELYSYQILNSDGDINLDEITQLASSICEVPIAFISLVDKDVQVFKAKTGLEVTQIARNVSFCTHAIEQNKLFIVEDSQIDDRFKDNPLVLGEPSLRFYAGQPLRTPNGNNIGTLCVIDYQPKQLTNKQKEMLAVLSKQVINYFELYKAKKELEKIQIDFIKKERQSSIINLSSGIAHEINNPLAIILGKISYITTKMENFENEILESLNIKHDMEIIITASQRISKIVKSLNDFSQCDENEVVTLVSLKDILQTIFFMFERKFAKDNIEVKIDIPDDLLIKCKLINLSHAFYNLILNSYESILNLTERWIKISVIKNLENTVEVYFTDSGNGIPKNLQTSLMEPFVSSKEMMNLPKGLGLCIAKGIIQANHGSLKYVENSPNTTFVVQMNISY; encoded by the coding sequence ATGGTTATTGAAGAATTCAGTTCGGAAGAAAAACGCTTGCAAGAACTGTATAGTTACCAAATCTTAAATTCAGATGGTGACATTAATTTAGATGAAATAACCCAGCTAGCTTCTAGTATCTGTGAAGTCCCAATAGCCTTTATTTCTTTAGTCGACAAAGACGTACAAGTATTTAAAGCAAAAACAGGCTTAGAAGTAACTCAAATTGCAAGAAATGTCTCATTTTGTACTCATGCCATAGAGCAAAATAAGTTATTTATAGTGGAGGATTCACAAATAGATGATCGATTTAAAGATAATCCATTGGTATTGGGTGAACCCTCTTTGCGCTTTTATGCAGGTCAACCGTTAAGGACACCTAATGGTAACAATATTGGTACATTATGTGTTATTGACTATCAGCCAAAGCAATTAACAAATAAACAAAAAGAAATGCTAGCAGTATTATCAAAGCAGGTGATAAATTACTTTGAATTGTATAAAGCAAAAAAAGAGTTAGAAAAAATTCAGATAGATTTTATAAAAAAAGAAAGACAAAGTTCTATAATAAATTTATCGTCAGGAATAGCCCATGAAATAAATAATCCTTTAGCTATTATTTTAGGAAAAATATCTTATATCACAACAAAAATGGAAAATTTTGAAAATGAAATATTGGAATCCTTAAATATAAAACACGATATGGAAATTATTATAACTGCTAGTCAAAGAATTTCAAAAATAGTTAAATCATTAAATGATTTTTCACAATGCGATGAAAATGAAGTAGTAACTTTAGTTTCATTAAAAGATATTTTGCAAACTATTTTTTTTATGTTTGAAAGAAAATTTGCAAAAGATAATATTGAAGTTAAAATTGATATACCTGATGATTTATTGATAAAATGCAAACTTATTAATTTATCGCATGCTTTTTATAATTTAATATTAAACTCTTACGAATCAATATTAAATTTAACAGAGCGGTGGATTAAAATTTCTGTGATAAAAAATTTGGAAAATACTGTAGAGGTTTATTTTACTGATTCTGGAAATGGTATTCCAAAAAACTTGCAAACAAGCTTAATGGAGCCATTTGTTTCATCTAAAGAGATGATGAATTTACCAAAAGGTTTGGGACTTTGTATTGCGAAAGGTATTATTCAAGCTAATCATGGTAGTTTAAAATATGTTGAAAATTCTCCAAATACAACATTTGTAGTTCAGATGAATA